A DNA window from Castanea sativa cultivar Marrone di Chiusa Pesio chromosome 7, ASM4071231v1 contains the following coding sequences:
- the LOC142644460 gene encoding uncharacterized protein LOC142644460 — protein sequence MIILSWNCRGLGNRWAVEVLAKLVRKKAPTILFLMETKLTVREMKPIKSELGFLSMLAVSSEGRCRGLALLWKSEVVVDTQTYSPHHIDVQVLGQPSQSWRLTGFYGYPEEQMKPESWRLLRHLYSQLASPWVCIGDYNEIISSKEKYGRHPRPLHPMIEFWNTLLHCSLIDLGFSGYPYTWRNGRPGESLVEERLDRACATLGWSELFPTSKVTHLVASYSDHDPLLLDTARSTPNHHRRHRIQRFEEKWVSHPECEAKIRESWTQAQTLGSPMYCLFEKIKKCRSDLVAWSRIAFGDKNTRFFHQRASQRSRKNNIDGLYDREGTMQTGLDSVSRIAEEYYTELFTSANPNNMDRVLNVVDKVVTDHMANFLTQPYTEKEVRVALFQMHHSKAPGLDGMSPFFFQKYWHIVGYDVTSAVLSVLHSGRLITDNTTVAFEMLHRMRNRRKGKTGHMWVNLAMETMSTTSYSILINGESKGFITPSRGIKQGDPLSPYLFLLCAEGLSSLIRNAADTNRLKGIQSCRGGICISHLLFVDDSLLFCEAKLGETRQLMDILALYEAASGQAINRQKTTLFFSPNTRQREREAIQNLLGAQVMNNCEKYLRLPMVGGKSKVSTFRELEERITKRVLGWKEKTISKAGRKVLLKTVAQAIPTYSMSIFKIPKKAEIGSNPSFVWRNLLAARDLIIEGTMWQIGDGQNIDVRRQRWLSNPPLFRPRADTNLKVGDLIDQHTKQWKRQLIYSTFLQSTAKEILSIKLGNLQAEVVEHSLAWEDKKLWNKVWKLGVPPKVRNFVWRACSDLLPTRANLFRRKIPIDPLCAICGQVDETVAHELWECPLARNVWALVRGKLQKCGAMAPNFHLLARQMVATLTGPELELWAMVAWSIWNARNRYHFEAKQSQPSDILHGATSLL from the exons ATGATCATCCTAAGTTGGAACTGTCGGGGGCTTGGGAATCGTTGGGCAGTTGAAGTCCTTGCCAAGTTGGTAAGGAAAAAAGCTCCCACAATTTTGTTTCTCATGGAAACAAAATTGACAGTTAGAGAGATGAAACCGATTAAATCCGAGTTGGGTTTTCTTTCGATGTTGGCTGTTTCCAGTGAGGGTCGTTGCAGGGGATTGGCCTTGCTGTGGAAGTCTGAGGTGGTAGTTGACACTCAAACGTACTCCCCACATCACATTGATGTGCAAGTCCTTGGTCAGCCTAGCCAATCTTGGAGACTCACGGGATTTTATGGTTACCCAGAAGAGCAAATGAAACCCGAATCCTGGCGACTCCTTAGACACTTATACTCCCAATTAGCTAGTCCATGGGTATGCATCGGTGATTACAATGAGATTATCAGCTCCAAGGAAAAATATGGCAGACACCCCAGGCCACTCCATCCCATGATTGAGTTCTGGAACACTCTACTTCATTGCAGTCTGATTGACCTTGGTTTTAGCGGGTACCCATATACGTGGCGGAATGGTCGGCCTGGCGAATCTCTCGTAGAAGAAAGGTTGGATAGGGCGTGTGCAACTCTTGGCTGGTCTGAACTGTTCCCAACATCAAAGGTGACTCACTTGGTTGCTTCATACTCTGACCATGACCCATTACTACTGGACACGGCACGATCTACCCCAAACCACCACCGTCGACACCGTATCCAGAGATTTGAAGAGAAGTGGGTTTCTCATCCTGAGTGCGAAGCAAAAATCCGTGAATCTTGGACTCAAGCTCAGACATTGGGCAGCCCAATGTACTGCTTGTtcgaaaaaataaagaaatgtcGATCGGACCTTGTGGCTTGGAGCAGAATTGCCTTCG GGGACAAGAACACAAGATTCTTCCATCAAAGAGCTAGCCAAAGAAGTAGGAAGAATAACATTGATGGCCTGTATGACAGAGAAGGGACGATGCAGACTGGTCTGGATAGTGTGTCCAGGATTGCTGAGGAATACTATACGGAATTATTTACATCTGCAAACCCAAATAACATGGATAGGGTGTTGAACGTAGTAGACAAAGTGGTGACTGATCACATGGCCAACTTTTTGACTCAACCGTATACTGAGAAAGAGGTGAGGGTAGCACTATTCCAAATGCATCATTCAAAAGCACCAGGACTGGATGGTAtgtctcctttcttttttcaaaaatactgGCATATTGTTGGGTATGATGTTACTTCAGCTGTCCTATCTGTTTTGCACTCTGGGAG ACTTATCACAGATAACACAACTGTTGCGTTTGAAATGCTCCATCGGATGCGGAATAGGAGGAAAGGCAAAACTGGCCACATG TGGGTTAATCTGGCCATGGAAACAATGAGCACAACTTCTTATTCGATTCTCATCAACGGGGAATCGAAAGGATTCATAACCCCATCTCGAGGCATAAAGCAAGGTGACCCCTTATCCCCATATCTTTTCCTTCTATGTGCTGAGGGGCTATCTTCCTTGATTAGGAATGCAGCAGACACCAATAGATTGAAAGGTATACAATCTTGCCGGGGTGGTATTTGTATCTCCCACCTCTTATTTGTAGATGATAGTTTATTATTCTGTGAAGCCAAGCTTGGTGAAACCCGTCAACTAATGGACATCCTTGCACTATATGAGGCGGCTTCAGGTCAGGCCATTAATAGACAAAAAACTACCCTTTTCTTTAGCCCAAATACTAGACAGAGGGAGAGGGAAGCAATACAAAATTTATTGGGAGCACAAGTCAtgaataattgtgaaaaatatttgaGGCTACCTATGGTGGGAGGTAAATCCAAAGTGAGCACTTTTAGGGAGCTCGAAGAGAGGATAACAAAAAGGGTATTGGGTTGGAAGGAGAAAACCATATCTAAGGCGGGTAGGAAGGTCTTGTTAAAGACGGTGGCTCAAGCAATTCCCACATATTCAATGAGTATTTTcaaaatccccaagaag GCTGAGATAGGGAGTAACCCATCATTTGTTTGGCGCAACCTGTTAGCAGCTAGGGACCTCATCATTGAAGGAACGATGTGGCAGATTGGTGATGGCCAAAATATAGATGTTCGAAGACAAAGGTGGCTGTCCAACCCCCCACTTTTCAGACCAAGAGCAGACACTAATCTGAAGGTGGGGGACCTTATTGACCAGCATACTAAGCAATGGAAGAGGCAGTTGATCTATTCCACCTTCTTGCAGTCCACAGCAAAGGAAATTTTAAGCATTAAGCTTGGCAACCTACA GGCTGAGGTGGTCGAACATTCACTGGCCTGGGAAGACAAGAAGCTCTGGAACAAGGTATGGAAACTAGGGGTACCACCGAAGGTCCGAAACTTTGTGTGGAGGGCTTGCTCTGATTTACTACCTACTCGGGCTAATCTATTTCGAAGGAAGATACCAATTGATCCACTTTGTGCAATATGCGGCCAAGTTGATGAAACGGTTGCTCACGAACTATGGGAATGTCCTCTAGCTCGAAACGTATGGGCACTGGTAAGAGGTAAGCTGCAGAAGTGCGGAGCGATGGCACCAAACTTTCACCTCCTTGCTAGACAGATGGTGGCTACGCTCACGGGACCTGAACTGGAGTTGTGGGCAATGGTGGCTTGGTCTATATGGAATGCGAGGAACAGGTACCACTTCGAAGCGAAGCAGTCCCAGCCAAGTGATATTCTCCATGGTGCCACATCACTGCTATAG
- the LOC142643372 gene encoding putative amidase At4g34880 isoform X1, with product MATKYSPLSFTVFSSLLLILLATTSFSAQAIKAGHGFSSIKEATVHDIQLAFKQNQLSSRKLVELYLKQISRLNPVLKGVLEVNPDALYQADKADHERKSKAPGSLSPLHGIPILLKDNIATKDKLNSTAGSYALLGSVVPRDAGVVTKLRKAGAIILGKATLSEWSNYRSNRAPNGWSARGGKGKSPYTMGDPCGSSSGPAISVAANMAAVSLGTETDGSILCPSSYNLVVGIKPTVGLTSRAGVIPISPRQDTVGPICRTVADAVYVLDAIVGIDHYDNATIEISQYIPKGGYAQFLKADGLQAKRVGIVRDPFYNFGNDTIATRTVEQHLKTLRKQGTILVDNLKLANMVEIFGSSDEGTALAAEFKIYINAYLKELVASPVRSLADLIAFNKKNSKLEMLEEYGQDQFVEAEATNGIGNAEKAALANLAKLTREGFVKLMTKTKLDALVTPGSSVSYILAIGGFPGVIVPAGYDSDGVPFGLSFGGLKGSEPKLIEIAYGFEQATKIRKPPKFKF from the exons ATGGCTACCAAATATTCACCACTGAGCTTTACTGTCTTCTCATCACTGCTCCTGATTCTTCTAGCCACAACATCATTTAGTGCACAAGCCATCAAGGCCGGCCATGGCTTCTCATCAATCAAAGAAGCCACAGTACATGATATCCAGCTAGCTTTCAAGCAAAACCAACTCAGCTCCAGGAAACTCGTTGAACTTTACCTTAAACAAATAAGCAGACTCAACCCAGTTCTTAAGGGTGTCCTAGAAGTGAACCCAGATGCACTGTACCAAGCTGATAAGGCTGACCATGAGCGCAAGTCCAAAGCACCAGGGTCACTCTCTCCATTGCATGGTATTCCCATTCTGCTCAAAGATAATATCGCAACCAAGGATAAGCTGAACTCCACGGCTGGCTCATACGCACTGCTTGGCTCAGTTGTGCCACGTGATGCTGGTGTGGTAACCAAGTTGAGAAAGGCTGGAGCTATCATATTGGGGAAGGCCACTTTAAGCGAGTGGTCCAATTATAGGTCCAATAGAGCACCCAATGGCTGGAGCGCCAGAGGTGGCAAAGGCAAG AGTCCTTATACAATGGGAGATCCTTGTGGGTCAAGTAGTGGACCAGCAATATCAGTAGCAGCAAATATGGCAGCAGTGTCACTAGGGACCGAGACTGATGGCTCTATCTTATGTCCATCCAGTTACAACTTGGTAGTGGGCATCAAACCAACTGTTGGTCTCACTAGTCGAGCTGGAGTCATACCAATCTCACCAAGACAAGATACTGTGGG GCCCATTTGTAGAACAGTAGCAGATGCCGTTTATGTTCTTGATGCCATTGTAGGCATTGATCACTATGACAATGCAACAATTGAAATATCACAGTACATTCCAAAAGGTGGCTATGCACAATTTCTTAAGGCTGATGGGCTCCAAGCAAAGAGAGTGGGGATAGTGAGGGATCCATTCTACAATTTTGGGAATGATACTATTGCCACTCGAACTGTTGAGCAACATCTTAAAACACTAAG GAAACAAGGCACAATTTTGGTAGACAATCTGAAACTAGCCAATATGGTCGAAATCTTTGGGTCAAGCGATGAAGGAACTGCATTGGCAGCCGAgtttaaaatttacattaatGCATACCTAAAGGAATTAGTGGCTTCCCCAGTCCGTTCCTTAGCCGATTTGATTGCCTTCaacaagaaaaactcaaaattg GAGATGTTAGAAGAATATGGACAAGACCAGTTTGTAGAAGCTGAAGCAACAAATGGAATTGGAAATGCAGAGAAGGCTGCGTTGGCAAATTTAGCAAAACTGACTAGAGAAGGTTTTGTGAAGTTGATGACAAAGACTAAGCTAGATGCATTAGTGACTCCTGGTAGTAGTGTTTCATATATCCTTGCAATTGGGGGTTTCCCTGGAGTAATTGTCCCTGCAGGATATGACTCTGATGGGGTACCATTTGGCTTAAGCTTTGGAGGACTAAAGGGATCGGAGCCAAAGCTAATTGAGATCGCCTATGGATTTGAGCAAGCAACAAAGATCAGGAAGCCtcctaaatttaaattttaa
- the LOC142643372 gene encoding putative amidase At4g34880 isoform X2 → MATKYSPLSFTVFSSLLLILLATTSFSAQAIKAGHGFSSIKEATVHDIQLAFKQNQLSSRKLVELYLKQISRLNPVLKGVLEVNPDALYQADKADHERKSKAPGSLSPLHGIPILLKDNIATKDKLNSTAGSYALLGSVVPRDAGVVTKLRKAGAIILGKATLSEWSNYRSNRAPNGWSARGGKGKSPYTMGDPCGSSSGPAISVAANMAAVSLGTETDGSILCPSSYNLVVGIKPTVGLTSRAGVIPISPRQDTVGKQGTILVDNLKLANMVEIFGSSDEGTALAAEFKIYINAYLKELVASPVRSLADLIAFNKKNSKLEMLEEYGQDQFVEAEATNGIGNAEKAALANLAKLTREGFVKLMTKTKLDALVTPGSSVSYILAIGGFPGVIVPAGYDSDGVPFGLSFGGLKGSEPKLIEIAYGFEQATKIRKPPKFKF, encoded by the exons ATGGCTACCAAATATTCACCACTGAGCTTTACTGTCTTCTCATCACTGCTCCTGATTCTTCTAGCCACAACATCATTTAGTGCACAAGCCATCAAGGCCGGCCATGGCTTCTCATCAATCAAAGAAGCCACAGTACATGATATCCAGCTAGCTTTCAAGCAAAACCAACTCAGCTCCAGGAAACTCGTTGAACTTTACCTTAAACAAATAAGCAGACTCAACCCAGTTCTTAAGGGTGTCCTAGAAGTGAACCCAGATGCACTGTACCAAGCTGATAAGGCTGACCATGAGCGCAAGTCCAAAGCACCAGGGTCACTCTCTCCATTGCATGGTATTCCCATTCTGCTCAAAGATAATATCGCAACCAAGGATAAGCTGAACTCCACGGCTGGCTCATACGCACTGCTTGGCTCAGTTGTGCCACGTGATGCTGGTGTGGTAACCAAGTTGAGAAAGGCTGGAGCTATCATATTGGGGAAGGCCACTTTAAGCGAGTGGTCCAATTATAGGTCCAATAGAGCACCCAATGGCTGGAGCGCCAGAGGTGGCAAAGGCAAG AGTCCTTATACAATGGGAGATCCTTGTGGGTCAAGTAGTGGACCAGCAATATCAGTAGCAGCAAATATGGCAGCAGTGTCACTAGGGACCGAGACTGATGGCTCTATCTTATGTCCATCCAGTTACAACTTGGTAGTGGGCATCAAACCAACTGTTGGTCTCACTAGTCGAGCTGGAGTCATACCAATCTCACCAAGACAAGATACTGTGGG GAAACAAGGCACAATTTTGGTAGACAATCTGAAACTAGCCAATATGGTCGAAATCTTTGGGTCAAGCGATGAAGGAACTGCATTGGCAGCCGAgtttaaaatttacattaatGCATACCTAAAGGAATTAGTGGCTTCCCCAGTCCGTTCCTTAGCCGATTTGATTGCCTTCaacaagaaaaactcaaaattg GAGATGTTAGAAGAATATGGACAAGACCAGTTTGTAGAAGCTGAAGCAACAAATGGAATTGGAAATGCAGAGAAGGCTGCGTTGGCAAATTTAGCAAAACTGACTAGAGAAGGTTTTGTGAAGTTGATGACAAAGACTAAGCTAGATGCATTAGTGACTCCTGGTAGTAGTGTTTCATATATCCTTGCAATTGGGGGTTTCCCTGGAGTAATTGTCCCTGCAGGATATGACTCTGATGGGGTACCATTTGGCTTAAGCTTTGGAGGACTAAAGGGATCGGAGCCAAAGCTAATTGAGATCGCCTATGGATTTGAGCAAGCAACAAAGATCAGGAAGCCtcctaaatttaaattttaa